A window of Microbispora hainanensis genomic DNA:
TCCGGCTGGAGCGGCACGATGCCGAACGGCGACCCGATCAACAGCAACTCGACCTTCATCTCCATCCGGTCCTGGTACAAGAACGACCCGGACTGGCCGAAGGTCCAGTCGTACCTGAACGGCGGCACCCCTCCGGTCTTCCACTACCACCGCTTCTGGGCGCAGACCGACGTGGCCACCGCGTACGGACAGTACGGCCTGCTCTTCCCCAACGGCTGAGCACGCCCCGTAAGCCGGGGTGCGGTGTCGCCTGACCCTTCACCGCACCCCAAGGAAGTGTCCCTCCGGGACACGACCGAGTAAGCCGGGGCGCGGCGGCGCCTGACCCGCCGCCGCGCCCCCGACCCCCCACCTCTGTGAGGCTCATCCCCATGCGGCGTACGTTCCCTGCACTTGCGGCGCTGATCATCTCCACCGCGGTCGTCCCGGCCGCCGTTCCCCAGTCGGCTTCCGCCGCCCCGGCGTTCAACTACGGCGAGGCGCTGCAGAAGTCGCTCTTCTTCTATGAGGCCCAGCAGTCCGGCACACTGCCGTCCACCAACCGCGTCACCTGGCGCGGCGACTCGGCGCTCAACGACGGCAAGGACGTCGGTCTCGACCTGACCGGCGGCTGGTACGACGCGGGCGACCACGTCAAGTTCGGCCTGCCGATGGCGTTCAGCGCGACGATGCTGGCATGGGGCGCGGTGGACTACCGCGACGCCTACGCCTCGTCCGGGCAGCTCACCTACCTGATGAACAGCCTGCGCTTCGTCAACGACTACTTCGTCAAGGCGCACCCCTCCTCCAACGTCCTGTACGGCCAGGTCGGCAACGGCAACGCCGACCACGCCTGGTGGGGGGCGGCCGAGGTGCTGCCGATGAGCAGGCCCTCGTACAAGATCGACGCCTCGTGCGGCGGATCCGACCTGGCCGGTGAGACGGCGGCCGCGATGGCGGCCTCCTCGATCGTCTTCCGGCCCACCGACCCGTCGTACGCCGACAAGCTGCTCACCCACGCCAAGCAGCTCTACACGTTCGCCGACACCGTGCGGGGCAAGTACAGCGACTGCATCACCGACGCGCAGAACTTCTACAAGTCCTGGAGCGGCTACAACGACGAGCTGGTGTGGGGGGCCATCTGGCTCTACCGCGCCACCCAGGACTCCTCCTACCTCGCCAAGGCCGAGTCGTACTACGCCAACCTCGGCACCGAGCCGCAGTCGACCACCAAGTCGTACAAGTGGACGATCGCCTGGGACGACAAGTCGTACGGCTGCTACGTGCTGCTGGCGAAGCTGACCGGCAAGCAGCAGTACGCCGACGACGCGAACCGGTGGCTCGACTGGTGGACGGTCGGCGTGAACGGGCAGCGGGTGAACTACTCCCCCGGCGGCCAGGCCGTGCTCGACTCCTGGGGATCGCTCCGCTACGCCGCCAACACCGCGTTCGTCGCGCTCTACTACAGCGACTGGCTCACCGACTCCACGCGCAAGGCCCGCTACCACGACTTCGCCGTACGGCAGATCAACTACGCGCTCGGCGACAACCCGCGCAAGTCGTCGTACGAGATCGGCTTCGGGAACAACCCGCCGCGCAACCCGCACCACCGCACCGCGCACGGCACCTGGACCAACAACCTGAACGGTGAGCCGGCGCAGAGCCGCCACATCCTGTACGGCGCGCTCGTCGGCGGCCCCAAGTCGGCCGACGACGCCTACACCGACAGCCGCGCCGACTACACGATGAACGAGGTCGCCACCGACTACAACGCCGGCTTCACCAGCGCGCTGGTGCGGCTCTACAAGGAGTACGGCGGCACCCCGCTGTCGAACTTCCCCGTCGCGGAGACCCCCGACGGCCCGGAGATCTACCTCCAGGCGGCGGTCAACGCCAGCGGCCAGAACTTCACCGAGATCAAGACCCTGGTCTACAACCACTCGGCCTGGCCCGCCCGCGCCCTGACCGACGGCTCGTTCCGCTACTACTTCACCCTGGACGGCGACACCACGCCGAGCCAGATCACGCTGACGGCCAACTACAACCAGTGCAAGCCGCCGACCGGCCCGACGCAGTTCTCCGGCAGGGTCTACTACGTCACGATCGACTGCTCCGGCCAGGTCATCGCTCCGCAGGGACAGTCGGAGTCGCGGCGTGAGGTGCAGTTCCGCATCGCCAGCTCCGGTTCGTGGGACCCGTCGAACGACTGGTCGTACACGGGGGTGTCCACCACCCCGTCCACGCCGGTGACGGTGCAGAACATGACGCTGTACTCGGGATCGACCAAGATCTGGGGCAATGCGCCCGGGGCCGAGCCGTCCCCGTCGCCCAGCCCCTCGGTCTCGCCGTCGCCGTCCCCGTCCCCGTCCCCGTCGCCCTCCGCCTCGCCGTCCCCGTCCCCGTCCCCGTCGCCGTCGCCCAGCCCGTCTCCGTCGCCCAGCCCGTCGCCGTCGCCCAGCCCGTCGCCGGCGACCGGCAAGGCGTGCACCGCGACGTACACGCTGGTCAACTCGTGGCAGGGCGGCTTCCAGGCGGACATCACCGTACGCAACTCCGGCGCCTCGGCCATCTCCGGCTGGACGGTGACCTGGTCGTTCCCGAGCGGCCAGACCATCTCCCAGCTCTGGAGCGGCACGGTCAGCCAGAGCGGATCGAACGTCACGGTGACGAACCTGTCGTGGAACGGCAACCTGGGCTCCGGCGCCACGACGAACTTCGGCTTCACCGGCAACGGCTCGGGCACCGCCCCGTCGACCGTCACCTGCACCCCCGCGTAGCCCGCGTTCCCGGGCTCGCCCCAGTCGCCCGCCTTCCCCAGACGGACCCCTCTCTGGGGGAGGCGGGCATCCACGTAAGCGCCGAGCAAGGGAGAGATCGATGATCAGAAGGACGATCGCCGCGACAGGCCTCATCCTGGCGACCGCGGGGATCACGGCCGCCCCCGCATCCGCGGACTCGATCGGCTGCAAGGCGGTCTACACGGTCACCAGCCAGTGGCCCGGAACGCGGGACGCCGTCTCGCTCGGGCAGGTCACGGTGACCAACAGCGGCTCGTGGGCGATCAAGGGCTGGCGTGTGTCGTGGCGCTACACCGACGGCAGCGTGATCACCCAGGTGTGGGGGGCAGTGCCCCTCCCGGTGATCGGCACCGTCGGGTCGTACGCCTTCGGCAACGAGACCTACAACGGCGAGCTGCCGATCGGCGGCTCGACCGTCTTCGGCTTCGCCGCCCGCCTGGGCGGCGGAAGGGCCCCCGAGGTGACCTGCACGCCCGCCTGATCTGCGGGCGCTGCACAGCCCCCTCTCAAGCAGGCGGGTCTCACGCACGTTGATCCGGACGCCGACGATCCCCCGGGACACATTCCCGGGGGATCGTCGTCTCGCGTTATATGGACCTGACGCGGCCGGACATGTCACATCACGACATGCCGGATCACCACGACTCCGGAGGCAGGTTCACGTCGCCGACACGGTCGTAGATGACGGTCTCGTCCTCCAGCCTGACGACCATGACACGGCGGGCGAGTCCCGCTCGCTCCAGCGCCTTCGCCGACTCGACGGCGTTCTTGGCGTAGTGGTAACGGTCACGGCTACCGGTGAACGGGCTCTCCCTGTCGCACCTGACCTCGTAGCGGTCATCCGGCCAGGGCTGACGAAGCCCGTCAGTCGTACTGCGCTCGGTAGCGGTCGCGGTCATTGCACACCTCTCATGTCGCGGAGGGACCTCCGCTAAGAAAGACCCCCCTGCCCCCCCGAGGCATAAGTATTGCCCATATGCAACATTTGTTTCACAGCACCCCCTCAGATGGGAGCCGTCGTCGAGCCTTCCGGCCAGGAGCACCGCGACGAGCATGCCCGCCCCCTGTGCGGCGACAGCCACCCGGCCTGCCCGGGCGGCATGCCGTCGACCGTCTGGAAATACAGCGGCACCGCGAACGCCGCGGCGAAGGGCAGGAGCACGGCCGACAGGATGCTCGTCAGCAGCAACAAGGGGACGGCGAGGAAGAAGATCCACCGCCAGGACAGCGCGTTGATGACCGCGCCCGCGACGACGGGCCCGGCCAGCATGTGCGGCGGCGGGGCGTCGGACGGCCGCCCGTCGTACGGCGGCGGAGCGGCCTCGGGACCGGGAGCGCCGGCGGCGTGGGCGCCTTCCGCGAGCAGGGTGTCGGCGGGGTGCCCGGCGCCGAGGAGGCGCAGCAGGATCTCCCGGGCGGCTGGGCGGCGGGACCGACCGTCTGCCCGGCGATCTGCTCGGGCGCCATGTAGGCGGGGGTGCCCACGACCGCGCTCGACACGGTGCCGGTGGCGTTCAGCACCCGCGCGATCCCGAAGTCGGCGGCGAGGTCCACGGTGCGGCCCGTGGAGGAGTGACCGGCGCCTTCGAGTAGCATCCGGCAGGCCAGGAGGGATTTGTCCCACGGTGGGGTGATTCGGTCGGGCCGTATAGATTACTGACGGCATCTATCACGAGGCCCGACCCACCCCTGCGGCGTGGTGCATGGCTATCCCGCCCTCTGGCGAGCAGGAGACCGATCCCTTGAGCTGGTTCATCACGGACGACCCCGAAGTGCTTCGCTCCGAGGCGGGGTCGTTCCGACCGCACCTGCGCCTCCACCGTCTCGACCGGCTTGTGCGCCCTGACGTCGCACCGCCGGGGGCGCCGCGGGCGGCGACCGGCGATGACCGGGCTCTTCTTCATGACTGGTGCACCCGTTTCGTCACGGAAGCCGGCTTGCTCGGAGCCGATCTCGACGTGTTCGTCGACGAGCGGCTGAGCCAGGGCGGCTGGCGGCTGTGGACGGTCGGGGACGAACCTGTGGCCATGGCCGCCATGACGTCGGTGGTGGCCGGCACGGCCCGCATCACTCCCGTCTACACGCTGCCCGGACACCGCGGCCGGGGCCACGGCTCGGCCGTCACCGCGGCCGTTTCCCAGGCGGCTCTCGACGCCGGCGCGGAACACGTGCTCCTCTTCACCGACCTCGCCGACGCGACGAGCAACAGCGTCTACCAGCGCATCGGATACCGCCCCGTCTCCGACTACCGGATCGTGGTGCCTTGACACCGCAGCCGGCTGCCGGTGAGAGCCGGCCGGGACAGGACACGAGACACCCTCGGCCGCCCAGGCCCGAGGCTTCCAGACAGAGGTGACACCCATGACGAACGTGTCAGGCGGAGCCGATGAACAGCTCGCGGCGGCCGCGTCCCCGGGCGGCCGTGCCCCGCGAGCCCTGTGGCGCCCCGGGAGCATGGCCCGCGTGACCGCCAACTTCCGCCAGTACCTCACCGGTTGGGGCGTGGCGGACCGTGGTGAGGGCGACCTCGACTACTTCCGCAGCGGGCTGGCTCAGCCGCAGTTCAACGGAGTGGTCCGGATCCGCTCCCTGGATGCGGTCGAGCAGATCGCTGCCACCGCACGGGACCGGCTCGCGGGAGTGCCCTGGTGGTGGTGGATCGGCCCGGACAGCCCCGCGGGCACGTCGTCCGCCCTGACCACGCTCGGAGCACAGGAACCCCCAACGCTCCCCGTGATGGCCAGATCGCTCGACCAGGCTGTGGATCCGATGGATCAACCAGCCGGCCTGCGGATCGAGGCGGTGACCGGTTACGACCGGCTGCCGGAACTGGTACGCACCTACAGCGCTTCCATGGGCATCGCGCCGGACCTCGAACCCGGCATCGTACGGATCGAGTCGCGACGCCGGGACAACGCGGACATCGTCCGCCTGGCGGCGGTTCTCGAGGACCGTGTGGTCGGGACGGCCACAGTGATCGCAGCCCACGACGTGGCCGGGATCTTCCTCGTCCACGTCGCGGACACGCATCGCCGGCGCGGCATCGGCGCGGCACTGACCGCGGCGGCGCTCCGCGCGGGACAGGACCGCGGCACGCGGCTGGCAGCACTCGCCGCGAGCCCGGCCGGTGAGCCGCTGTATCGGCGCTTCGGTTTCGTCGAAGTCGCGCAGTACCGCCTCTTCGCCTTCCCCGCCTAGCGTCATCTGTCACCTGTACGGAGTGAGGATCAGCCGCTCGCCACACCCCCCTCATCATGCGAGGGCGTGCCTGAGCCGCGTGGCGGCGGCCACGGCGGGCCACAGGCGGGTGGCCAGGTTCCTGGCGACGATGCCGCCTCGCGTCGCGGGGACCAGGAGTGCCGACGCCTGCGCGACGTTGCGCTGCCTGGGGTCCACCAGGCGCCGGTGCGCCGCCTCGTACGCGCGGAAGGCCGCCGCGGGATCGCCGGAGTGGGCGGCCAGCGCCTCGGCGAGGGTGAACGCCCCCGCCATGGCCAGGGTGGAGCCGTCCCCGAACAGTGACACGCAGGACGCGGCGTCGCCGAGGAGCGCGACGCGGCCATTCCACCAGCGGGGCAGGCGCACCTGGCTGACCGAGTCGAAGTAGAGGTCGTCGGCGGCGCGCACGTGATCGAGCAGTTCCGGCGCCCGCCAGGCCACACCGGCGAAGGCGTCGATCAACATCCGCTTGTGCTGCTCGGTGTCGCGGTGGTCGAAGCCGGGCTCCTCGGGGCTCCGGTAGAGGAAGAACGCGCCCGCGGGCCGGGGATTGACGGCGACCGCCTTGCCGGGCGTGTTGTGCATGAGGATGTCCCGGCCGCCCCCGGCGGCCCCTTCGGGCAGCGGCGTCGTCGCGACGTACAGGCCCATGTGCCGCACGAGCCCGCTCTGCGGCGTCCCCGTCTCCCGGCCGAACGCGAGGCGCCGTGTCACCGAGTGCAGGCCGTCGGCCCCGATCACCAGGTCGAAGCGGCGGGGCGCGGCGCGCTCGAAGGTGACGTCCACCCCGTGCTCGTCCTGGTCGAGCGCCGTGATCGAGTCGTCGAAGAGGAACTCGGCGCGGTCGCGGCTCGCCTCGTAGAGGATCGACGCGAGGTCGCCGCGCGGCACCTCGACCTCGTCCGGCCGCTGCACGGCGCGCATGTCCATCCGGCCGACCCGCCTGCCCGCCGCGTCGACGAAGCCGACCCCCGTCGTGCCGGTGGCGGCCCGGCGCAGCCGGGGCATGACGCCCATGCGTTCCGCGACGGGGACGGCCGGCCCCCGGACGTCCACCGGGTTGCCGCTGGACCGGAGCCGTCCCCCGCGTTCCACGACCGTGACCCGGAATCCGTGCCCGGCCAGGCAGTAGGCCAGCGTCGGCCCCGCGATCCCGGCCCCCGAGATCAGCACAGTGCTCATGACACACCCCTAACCGGAGGATTTTCCTCCACATAAGCGACGGTATCCTAAACGGAGGAAAATCGTCCAGATCCTTCTGATGAGGTGGCCGTGGAGAAGGGGCTGCGCGCCGACGCGCGCCGCAACCGGGACCTGATCATCGCCGCGGCCCAGGAGCTGTTCCTGGAAGAGGGCATCGACGTGCCGCTGGAGGAGGTCGCCCGCCGCGCCGGCGTCGGCGTCGGCACGCTCTACCGCCGCTTCCCCGACCGGGACGCGCTGCTCCGGGCGGTGGGCGAGAAGAACCTCCGCCGCCTGGTGGACCTGGTGGAGACGTCCTGGCGCGAGGAGCCGGACGCCTGGCACGCGTTGTGCCGCTTCCTGCGCGGCTCGGTCGCCCTGCGGATCGGCGTGCTGGCGGCGAAGCTCCAGCCGCATCTGCACCAGCAACTGCGCACCGGCCCCGGCCTGAACGCGATGCGGCAGCAGGTGATCGCCGGTGTCCTGCGCATGGTCGAGCAGGCGCAGGCGGACGGCGCGCTGCGCGCCGACATCGGTCCCGTCGACGTCGCGCTGCTGATGACCCTGAACGTGTACACGCCGCCGGGCATGCACAGCGAGCAGGCCATGGAACGCGTGGTCGAGATCATGCTGAACGGCCTGCGCGCCGACGCGGGATCACCCCTCCCCGGAACCCGGCTCGGCGAGGACGAGCTGAGCCACTACATCGCCGTACGGTTCCCGCCCGACGAGTGACGCCCGGGCGACGGCGAGCCTCCGGCAGGGGCTGTCGCAGAATTATTATGTGCCGCATAATAATCGCGTGGTGAGCGAGGAGGCCGTCGCGGCGATCAGGTCCTGGACACGGCTCGACCAGGCGATCACCGCGTTCAACCGGCGGGTGGAGGCGCGGTTCGGCGTTACCGGGGCGCAACTGGCGATCCTCCGGCTGGTGGCCGAATGGGGGCCGCGGTTGCGTCTGGCCGACCTGCGCGACCGGCTGGTCATGCACCCCGCCACCATCGGCCAGCTCCTGGACCGCCTGGCCGCCCGCGGCCTGGTGGAGCTGACCCCTGATCCCGACGACCGCCGCCGCCGCATCGTGAGCCTGACGCCGGAGGGCCGCCGCGTCGCGGAGGAGGCCCCGCTGTCCGGTCCGGTGCGGCTGCGCCACGCCCCCGCGGACGCCGAACGCCTGCGCCGGTTGGCGGCCGCTCTCGACGACGCGGTCGTCCTGTTCGGACTGGAGGATTACGCCACATGACCTCACCGGAGAACGGCATCACGGTGCTCGGCGTCGACAACGTCCTGTTCACCATCGGCGACCTGGACGAAGCCGTGAGGTTCTACACCACGCTCGGTCTTCCGCTCGCCTTCCGGATGGACGAGCGCGGCATCGCGCTGTTCCGGCTGGGCGGCGAGCCGGCGGGGCTGCTCGTACGCCGCGGCGATGTCTCCGCGGGTTCCGGCGACGGGCGGCCGCGGCTGTGGCTGGAGGTGGCCGACGCCCGGGCCGTCGCGCGAACCCTGCGGGAGGCGGGTGTCGCCGCCCTCGCCGACCCCTTCCCGGTCGCGACCGGCTGGACCGTCGAGGTCGCCGATCCCTGGGGCAACGTGGTCGGCTTCACGGACTACACCACCATGCCCGAGCGAGGCCGCGGCGCCTGACGCCCTCCCGAACCCGCGACCCCAACGGAGCGTTGTCCACAGGCGGCGGCGGAGCGGCCGGGGAGCCCCGTCACCGCTGCTAGCGTTCCGACTTGGCGGGAGGAGACGGTGTGCCGGTGATTCGACACGGCCTGCGGCGGCGGGCGGTCCGCGCCCTGGGTGACGGAGACGGCGTGCTCGTGATGCACGCCGCCCGAAGCCGGGCGGAGGAGGCCGCATGGTCGTGATCCACGCCGCCTGGGACGGCGGGAGACTCGTGCTCTGGGCGGAGCAGACGTCCGGCGCGGAGCCTGTGGTCTCCCGTGCCGAGGTGCGTCCCCATCCCTTCGCCGTCCCGGCGAGCGTCCTGGCCGCGGAGCTGCCGCGCTGGGGGGACGCCGCGGCCGAGGCGGCCGGCAAGGCCGTGGCCGGCGACGCCGTGCTGCTGCTGCCGAGTTCGGCGACGAGTCCCCTCCCCTCTCCGGAGACGGGCCTGCGGATCACCGCGCGCCGCCCGAGGATCAGCCCGTGGCGGGTGCCCGCGCTGCTGGTCGAGCCGGGGCCCGCGCTGGGCCTGCTGACCGAGGCGTTCGAACCGCCACCCGTCGCCGGGCCGTCCCTGCGCTATCTCGCGGTCGTCGCCGTCCACGCCCGTGACCTGGTGCGGCGTGGCCGGGTGCTGCCCCAGCTCGTCACCGAGGCCGGCGGTTACGCGGCGCGCTGGCGGCCGGTGCTGACCGGCGCGCATGCCGACCGCTTCCGCGAGCTCGCCGCCGCCATGCCGCCGGTCTGCCGGGCGGTGGGGCAGGAGCGGCCGTCCGCCCGATTGCTGGCCGAGGCGCTGGCGTGCCTGGCCGACGCCGCCGTACGGCAGGCGCTGCCGGAGCGCCTGCTCGGCGGGCACCGTCCCGGGCTGCGCGGCCCCTTGGCCGACCGATGGACGGTGGCGCTCACCGGGGACACGGCTGCCCTCCCCGGCGCCCGCCAGGAAGAGGCGGAGGCGCTGGCCCGGCCGTTGGAGGACTGGTTCAGGGCGGCTCACCAGCTCGACGGCCCGGTCAGGGTGTGCTTCCGCCTCGTCGAGCCCCTCCCGCCCGAGGATCAGCCGGATCACGAGACGAGCGCGAACCCGGGTCAGACAGCCGAGCGGGCCGCCACGCAGACGAACACCACCGCGCAGACGGACACCGCGTATTCCGGACCGGGAGGCAGGGCAGCGCCGCCTCCTGCGGGGGGCCTGGCCGGTGACGTACGTCGAGGCGCCGGAGGCGAGGCCACGGGCGCCGGCGCGTGGCGGGTCGAGTTCGCCCTCCAGTCGGCGGAGGACCCGAGCCTCTACGTGCCCGCTCCCCTCGTCTGGGCGGGCGAGAGCATGCCCGGGCTGCCGGGACGGCCGGACGAGACGCTGCTCGCCGGGCTGGGCCGGGCGGCCCGTCTCTACCCGAAGATCGACGACGCACTCCGCGGCCCCCGGCCGACGCACGTCGGCCTCGACGTGGAGGGGGCCTTCCACTTCCTCCGGCACGCCGCGCCTCTCCTGCAGTCGGCCGGCTTCGGCGTGCAACTGCCCGCGTGGGCGGGCCGCACCCGGCTCGGCCTGAAGCTCACCACGCGGTCCCGCTCCGGACCCGGCGCCGCCTCCGACCAGGGGTTCGGGCTGGCGCAGCTCGTGGACTTCCGGGCCGAGCTGGCCGTCGGCGACGAGACGATCAGCGAGGCGGAGCTGGCCGAGCTGGCCCGGCTCAAGGTGCCGCTGGTGCGGCTGCGCGGGCAGTGGGTCGAGCTGGACGCCCGGCAGCTCGGGGCCGCGCTCAAGGCGGTGGAGCGCCGCGGCTCCGGTCAGATGACGATCGGCGAGGTCGTCCAGGAGCTCGTCCACGGCGGGGACGACGACCTTCCGCTCGTCGAGGTGGACGCCGACGGCCTCCTCGGCGACCTGCTGTCGGGCGAGGCCGACCGCCGCCTCGAACCCGTCGCGACCCCGGCCGCCTTCCACGGCACGCTGCGGCCCTATCAGGAACGCGGCCTGGCCTGGCTCAGCTTCATGTCCCAGATCGGCCTCGGCGCCGTCCTCGCGGACGACATGGGCTTGGGCAAAACCGCCCAGACGCTGTCACTCCTACTGAAAGAGCGCGAGTCGAGCGAGCGGTCCGGGGCGACGCTGCTGGTGTGCCCGATGTCGCTGCTCAGCAACTGGCAGAAGGAGGCCGCCCGCTTCGCGCCCTCGCTCGACGTCTACCTCCATCACGGCGCGGGCCGCCTGCGCGGCGAGGAGCTGGCCGAGCGGATCGGCGCGGCCGACCTCGTCCTCACGACGTACGGCACGGCGTTACGCGACCGCGACACCCTGGCCGGGTTCACCTGGGCCCGGGTCGTCTGCGACGAGGCCCAGGCCGTCAAGAACGCCGCCGCCCGGCAGGCCCAGGCGGTGCGCTCGCTCCCGGCGCGTACGCGGCTGGCGCTGACCGGCACCCCGGTCGAGAACCATCTGGCCGAGCTGTGGTCGATCATGGAGTTCTGCAACCCCGGCCTGCTCGGATCGGCGCGGGCCTTCCGTGAGCGCTACCAGGAGCCGATCGAACGGCGGGGCGACGAGACGGCGGCCGCCGCGCTCAAGCGGGCGACCGGCCCGTTCGTGCTCCGGCGCCTCAAGACCGACAAGACGATCATCTCCGACCTCCCGGACAAGATGGAGATGAAGGTCTGGTGCACGCTCACCCCCGAGCAGGCGAGCCTCTACCAGGCGGTGGTCGAGGACATGATGGGCCGGATCGCCGACAGCGAGGGCATCGAGCGGCGCGGGAACGTCCTGGCCGCGATGACCAGGCTCAAGCAGGTCTGCAACCATCCCGCCCATCTGCTCAAGGACGGCTCCCGGCTGTCCGGCAGGTCGGGGAAGCTGGCCCGGCTGGAGGAGCTGGCCGAGGAGATCCTCAGCGAGGGCGACAAGGCGCTGGTCTTCACGCAGTACGCCGAGTTCGGCTCGATGCTGCAGCCCTACCTGGCGGCGCGTCTCGACCGCCCGGTGCTGTGGCTGCACGGCGGGCTGCCGAAGAAGACCCGCGACGCGCTGGTGGAGCGGTTCCAGACCGAGAACGAGCCGATGATCTTCCTGCTGTCGCTCAAGGCCGCCGGCACCGGCCTCAACCTCACCGCCGCCAACCACGTCGTGCACGTGGACCGGTGGTGGAACCCCGCCGTGGAGGACCAGGCGACCGACCGGGCGTTCCGCATCGGCCAGACCCGCAACGTGCAGGTCAGGAAGTTCGTCTGCGTGGGCACGCTGGAGGAGCGGATCGACGAGATGATCGAGCGCAAGAAGGCCCTGGCCCAAAGTGTCGTCGGGACGGGCGAGGACTGGATCGCCACCCTGTCCACGGCGGAGCTGCGCGAGCTGTTCCGCCTGTCCCCCGAGGCGGTGAGCTGAATGCCGGTCGGTCGGGACGGCTGGTTCGAGGCCGCACGGCCCATCAGGGTCGAGGGCGGCATCAAGGCGCGCTCGAAGCGGGGCACCATCGGCGAGCAGTGGTGGTCGCGCCGGTTCGTCGACATCCTGGAGCGCGTCTGCGACCCGGGCAGGCTGAGCCGGGGCCGCGCGTACGCGCGCCGCGGCCAGGTGCTCGGCCTCGACCTCGGCCCCGGCCTGGTGAAGGCCCGGGTGCAGGGTTCGCGACCGGCCCCTTACGACGTGAGCGTGCGCATCACCGCGTACGGCGAGCGGGAGTGGGCGGGGCTGGTCGATGCGCTGGCCGCGCAGGCCCTCCACCGGGCCAAGCTGCTGGCCGGGGAGATGCCACCGGAGATCGAGCAGGTCTTCGAGGCGTGCGGGCTGCCGCTGTTCCCCGGCGAGCGCGGCCTGGACATGGACTGCTCCTGCCCCGACTGGGGCTTCCCGTGCAAGCACCTGTCGGCCGTGCTCTACCTGCTGGCCGAGGCGTTCGACGACGACCCCTTCCTGGTGCTGGCCTGGCGGGGCATGGCCAGGGAGGCGCTGCTCGACGCCCTCCGCGCCACCGGCGGCGGGCGGGCTCCAGGCGAGACAGAGCCGGCAGGCGCCGGGACAGAACCGGGAGGCGGGACATCCGGGCTGCTCGGCGTGGCCGACGTCCCGTTCGCCGAGCGGATCGGCGACTTCTACGAGTCCGGCGCCTCGGCGGCCCGCCTCGGCCCGCCGGCCGATCCCGGGTCGCCTCCCGACCTGCTGCTGCGCGCGCTGGACCCGCCGCAGGTCAAGGCCAGGCACATCCCGTTGCTCGACCTGCTGCGGCCCGCGTACCGGACCCTCGCCGCCTGGGGAGACGAGGAGGCCGGGTAATCCCTCACGGCCGCGCAGAACGAGACGGCCGAACAACCCTCACAGCCGCGCAGAGGGGAACCCCTCACGGCCGCGCAGAACGAGACGGCCGAACAACCCTCACAGCCGCGCAGAGGGGAACCCCTCACGGCCGCGCAGAACGAGACGGCCGAGCGGGAGGGTCCTCGGCCCTGTTGCGCCGGATGCCGATCCGCCACCGCCCCTGTCACCGACTCCGCCTGGCTCTGGCGACGCCGCGACCGGACTGATCAGGTGTCCTCGAAGCTCTGCGGGACCATCACGCGGACACCGTTCGGGACGGTCCTGAGTATGAGCGGGGTGCGCAGTCTCACCTCGCCGTCGATGTCGGCCGCCATCGGCGGGTCGGTCTCCAGCAGTATCTCCTGGCCGGTCACGAACGGCCCGCCCGCGAGGCTGGTCCACTTGCCGGTGGTCGCCCGCACGAGGGTCTCCCCGAGCAGGCGCAGCCGCTTGCCCGAGCCGAGCTGATAGGCCACCAGCTTGCGGTTGTCGATGCTGACGTCCTTGGCGATCTGCCAGCCGCCGTGGAAGCGGCCGTTGGCGATGTTGAGCTGGTGGGTCAGCAGCTCGTGGCGCTTGCCGTCCACAGTCAGGTACGCGCGGAACGGCCGGTGCCTCGGCAGGATCGTCATCGCGGTCAGCGGGTAGGCGGCCCGGCCGAGCATCCGCTTGAGCCACGGCTTGACGGTGCCCGCCACCTCGACCGAGACGCCGAAGCTCGCGAGGTTGGCGAAGGGCCGGTCGCCGCAGATGCCGAGGTCG
This region includes:
- a CDS encoding TetR/AcrR family transcriptional regulator: MEKGLRADARRNRDLIIAAAQELFLEEGIDVPLEEVARRAGVGVGTLYRRFPDRDALLRAVGEKNLRRLVDLVETSWREEPDAWHALCRFLRGSVALRIGVLAAKLQPHLHQQLRTGPGLNAMRQQVIAGVLRMVEQAQADGALRADIGPVDVALLMTLNVYTPPGMHSEQAMERVVEIMLNGLRADAGSPLPGTRLGEDELSHYIAVRFPPDE
- a CDS encoding MarR family transcriptional regulator codes for the protein MVSEEAVAAIRSWTRLDQAITAFNRRVEARFGVTGAQLAILRLVAEWGPRLRLADLRDRLVMHPATIGQLLDRLAARGLVELTPDPDDRRRRIVSLTPEGRRVAEEAPLSGPVRLRHAPADAERLRRLAAALDDAVVLFGLEDYAT
- a CDS encoding VOC family protein; translated protein: MTSPENGITVLGVDNVLFTIGDLDEAVRFYTTLGLPLAFRMDERGIALFRLGGEPAGLLVRRGDVSAGSGDGRPRLWLEVADARAVARTLREAGVAALADPFPVATGWTVEVADPWGNVVGFTDYTTMPERGRGA
- a CDS encoding DEAD/DEAH box helicase, whose amino-acid sequence is MVVIHAAWDGGRLVLWAEQTSGAEPVVSRAEVRPHPFAVPASVLAAELPRWGDAAAEAAGKAVAGDAVLLLPSSATSPLPSPETGLRITARRPRISPWRVPALLVEPGPALGLLTEAFEPPPVAGPSLRYLAVVAVHARDLVRRGRVLPQLVTEAGGYAARWRPVLTGAHADRFRELAAAMPPVCRAVGQERPSARLLAEALACLADAAVRQALPERLLGGHRPGLRGPLADRWTVALTGDTAALPGARQEEAEALARPLEDWFRAAHQLDGPVRVCFRLVEPLPPEDQPDHETSANPGQTAERAATQTNTTAQTDTAYSGPGGRAAPPPAGGLAGDVRRGAGGEATGAGAWRVEFALQSAEDPSLYVPAPLVWAGESMPGLPGRPDETLLAGLGRAARLYPKIDDALRGPRPTHVGLDVEGAFHFLRHAAPLLQSAGFGVQLPAWAGRTRLGLKLTTRSRSGPGAASDQGFGLAQLVDFRAELAVGDETISEAELAELARLKVPLVRLRGQWVELDARQLGAALKAVERRGSGQMTIGEVVQELVHGGDDDLPLVEVDADGLLGDLLSGEADRRLEPVATPAAFHGTLRPYQERGLAWLSFMSQIGLGAVLADDMGLGKTAQTLSLLLKERESSERSGATLLVCPMSLLSNWQKEAARFAPSLDVYLHHGAGRLRGEELAERIGAADLVLTTYGTALRDRDTLAGFTWARVVCDEAQAVKNAAARQAQAVRSLPARTRLALTGTPVENHLAELWSIMEFCNPGLLGSARAFRERYQEPIERRGDETAAAALKRATGPFVLRRLKTDKTIISDLPDKMEMKVWCTLTPEQASLYQAVVEDMMGRIADSEGIERRGNVLAAMTRLKQVCNHPAHLLKDGSRLSGRSGKLARLEELAEEILSEGDKALVFTQYAEFGSMLQPYLAARLDRPVLWLHGGLPKKTRDALVERFQTENEPMIFLLSLKAAGTGLNLTAANHVVHVDRWWNPAVEDQATDRAFRIGQTRNVQVRKFVCVGTLEERIDEMIERKKALAQSVVGTGEDWIATLSTAELRELFRLSPEAVS
- a CDS encoding SWIM zinc finger family protein; translation: MPVGRDGWFEAARPIRVEGGIKARSKRGTIGEQWWSRRFVDILERVCDPGRLSRGRAYARRGQVLGLDLGPGLVKARVQGSRPAPYDVSVRITAYGEREWAGLVDALAAQALHRAKLLAGEMPPEIEQVFEACGLPLFPGERGLDMDCSCPDWGFPCKHLSAVLYLLAEAFDDDPFLVLAWRGMAREALLDALRATGGGRAPGETEPAGAGTEPGGGTSGLLGVADVPFAERIGDFYESGASAARLGPPADPGSPPDLLLRALDPPQVKARHIPLLDLLRPAYRTLAAWGDEEAG